Proteins encoded by one window of Porphyromonas vaginalis:
- a CDS encoding DUF2023 family protein — MSTEWVMLSDKVYEFQKGIRPLFLCTVSREVAPLLMRRLERAGIAYHLEEISSVSPRVNLFFGKELCIAIISEMVRGRSLTMLSPEEDFILGTLLGYDTCQQCERYQRRKQSARQVAAS, encoded by the coding sequence ATGTCGACCGAGTGGGTGATGCTGAGTGATAAGGTTTACGAGTTTCAGAAAGGGATACGTCCTCTATTTCTCTGTACCGTAAGCAGAGAGGTAGCACCTCTCCTGATGAGACGCTTGGAGCGTGCTGGCATAGCTTACCATCTAGAGGAGATCTCTAGTGTGTCACCGCGTGTCAATCTCTTCTTTGGCAAGGAGCTATGTATCGCCATTATCTCTGAGATGGTGAGAGGGCGGTCCTTGACGATGCTCTCGCCTGAGGAAGACTTTATCCTTGGCACCCTGCTCGGCTACGACACTTGTCAGCAGTGCGAGCGCTATCAGCGACGCAAGCAGAGTGCTAGACAGGTTGCCGCCAGTTAA
- a CDS encoding flavodoxin, producing MKKTGLYFGSSTGHVEGIADKVAQLLGIDAADVHNVANATPESAMEYDLLILGSSTWGYGDLQDDWEGFLPKLAKQDLSGKQFAVFGCGDSSSYSDTFCDAMAEIAEQVTAAGATLIGQIPAEGYSYDATRCEVDGQLVGCCLDEDNESDETDDRLDTWVQAIKKA from the coding sequence ATGAAGAAAACCGGACTATATTTCGGCTCCTCTACGGGCCATGTCGAGGGCATCGCAGATAAGGTTGCCCAGCTACTAGGAATTGATGCAGCTGACGTGCACAACGTAGCTAATGCTACGCCAGAGTCTGCTATGGAGTACGACCTCCTCATCCTCGGCTCCTCTACTTGGGGCTATGGTGACCTGCAGGACGACTGGGAGGGCTTCCTCCCCAAGCTTGCTAAGCAGGATCTCTCGGGCAAGCAGTTTGCCGTCTTCGGTTGTGGCGACTCAAGCAGCTATTCAGACACTTTCTGTGATGCTATGGCAGAGATTGCTGAGCAAGTCACTGCTGCTGGAGCTACGCTCATCGGGCAGATCCCTGCAGAGGGCTATAGCTACGATGCTACACGCTGTGAGGTGGACGGTCAGCTCGTCGGCTGCTGTCTAGACGAAGACAACGAGAGTGACGAGACGGATGATCGTCTCGATACTTGGGTACAAGCTATCAAAAAGGCATAA
- the hemW gene encoding radical SAM family heme chaperone HemW encodes MWGLYLHIPFCPTRCIYCDFYSQSDLSLQSAFVEALCRELTIYHDREQWATAPRTIYLGGGTPSSLPLPLLERLMLHIRSLWSLDGTIEITIEANPEDVSPEWARGVAQLGFNRISLGVQSWSDETLRFLHRRHSATQAELAISYIRQAGISNVSIDLIFALPKGYEQHWSESLAHALTLPVTHLSAYGLTYERGTRLDRMRERGAVIPSSEETYVTQYYTLVAACQEAGFTHYELSNWALPGFASQHNSAYWDGTPYLGLGPSAHSYMAGHRWWNLSDIHLYIERLQQDTLPIADEEWLTQIELYEECIMLGLRTSCGIDLRQPVLQGASLMERATPWIKQGLLTHTADDHLRLTHEGLVWCDRICAALC; translated from the coding sequence ATGTGGGGGCTCTACCTGCACATCCCGTTTTGCCCCACACGGTGCATCTACTGCGACTTTTACTCGCAGAGCGACTTGTCGCTACAGAGTGCCTTCGTGGAGGCTCTCTGCCGTGAACTGACGATCTACCACGATCGTGAGCAGTGGGCTACAGCTCCTCGTACCATCTACCTGGGCGGAGGGACGCCTAGTAGCCTCCCGCTCCCGCTCTTAGAGCGACTGATGCTGCATATCCGCTCGCTGTGGTCGCTAGATGGAACGATCGAGATCACCATCGAGGCAAACCCCGAAGATGTGTCGCCTGAGTGGGCTAGGGGCGTAGCGCAGCTGGGCTTCAACCGCATCAGCCTAGGTGTGCAGAGCTGGAGCGATGAGACGCTACGCTTCTTACATCGCCGACACTCAGCTACACAAGCCGAGCTGGCGATCAGCTATATACGACAGGCGGGCATTAGCAATGTGAGCATCGATCTGATCTTCGCACTACCTAAGGGTTATGAGCAGCACTGGTCCGAGAGCTTGGCGCATGCGTTGACACTGCCCGTGACGCACCTCTCCGCTTATGGCTTGACTTACGAGCGTGGCACACGGCTGGATCGTATGCGGGAGCGCGGAGCGGTGATCCCCTCGAGCGAGGAGACCTACGTGACGCAGTACTATACACTGGTAGCAGCTTGTCAGGAGGCAGGCTTTACGCATTACGAATTGTCCAACTGGGCCCTCCCTGGCTTTGCCTCTCAGCACAACAGTGCTTATTGGGACGGTACGCCCTATCTGGGGCTAGGCCCTAGCGCACATAGCTACATGGCGGGGCATCGCTGGTGGAATCTCTCCGACATACACCTATATATAGAGCGACTGCAGCAGGACACACTCCCCATAGCTGATGAGGAGTGGCTCACACAGATTGAGCTATACGAGGAGTGCATCATGCTGGGGCTGCGCACTAGTTGTGGTATAGACCTCCGTCAGCCCGTGCTGCAAGGAGCCTCGCTTATGGAGCGTGCCACCCCGTGGATCAAGCAGGGACTACTCACCCACACCGCCGATGATCACTTGCGTCTTACCCACGAAGGCTTGGTTTGGTGTGACCGCATCTGTGCGGCACTCTGCTAG
- a CDS encoding glycoside hydrolase family 10 protein, translated as MPKRLISTLCRSALLLLTLFLFSQCGARKATPRRPHVELPECSISDDAYSVPQLPGAEMRAVWLTSIFGLDWPKVSADTYPGMVRQQESLDKMLDAFVQAGINTVFLQVRLRGDLLYPSSLEPLSPTVSKTGALPSGYDPLRYAIDACHHRGMSVHAWMVVYPLGTNDHVRSLAKQGKGFYAAHPEMCLRQGNAWFMDPAQPAVRTHMAQLVRDLVTRYDVDGVHLDYIRYPDGPKKFDDLKSYQRMNPNRLPRMEWREANVTAMIDTLHRTLQEVAPEVALSTACIGKYEQLPKPAPGGYFCKNDVSQDPLVWFQRGIVDFIVPMIYYKDGHFNYYIADWAKRIAPHGPVVAGLGVYRLYDNSRWQLQDIYNQLDTVAHYGLSGVSYYRAEQFLQMYDQLPAERQDQLLLPTRRPAFGAEPRIPFGMAQIEEIVDQDDLLTISWGYDLQEPTGHTFNLYYRLYGSHLDCPLVLLGQNLSGRSATISRDFLPEDVLIEFFIEPTVFSGHTGQLSAGALYYNSDELKK; from the coding sequence ATGCCTAAGAGACTTATCTCCACCCTTTGTCGGTCAGCACTGCTGTTGCTGACGCTATTCCTCTTTAGCCAGTGCGGAGCACGTAAGGCTACACCACGGCGGCCGCATGTCGAGCTACCCGAGTGCAGTATCAGTGATGACGCTTACTCGGTGCCCCAGCTGCCTGGAGCTGAGATGCGTGCTGTGTGGCTTACCTCGATCTTTGGACTAGACTGGCCGAAGGTCTCAGCCGATACTTACCCTGGTATGGTACGGCAGCAGGAGTCGCTCGACAAGATGCTAGATGCTTTTGTGCAGGCGGGGATCAATACGGTCTTCCTACAGGTGCGTCTGCGTGGTGATCTGCTCTATCCGAGCAGTCTCGAGCCACTCTCGCCTACGGTCAGCAAGACGGGTGCGCTACCCAGTGGCTACGATCCCCTTCGGTACGCTATCGATGCGTGTCATCATCGCGGTATGAGTGTACATGCCTGGATGGTAGTCTATCCGCTAGGTACGAATGATCATGTGCGCTCGCTGGCTAAGCAGGGTAAAGGCTTCTACGCCGCGCATCCTGAGATGTGTCTCCGACAGGGCAACGCTTGGTTTATGGACCCCGCGCAGCCTGCCGTACGTACCCACATGGCGCAACTGGTACGCGATTTAGTCACGCGCTATGATGTAGATGGCGTACACCTAGACTATATCCGATATCCTGATGGGCCCAAGAAGTTTGACGACCTCAAGAGCTATCAGCGCATGAACCCTAATCGACTCCCCCGTATGGAGTGGCGCGAGGCGAATGTGACAGCCATGATAGACACGCTGCACCGCACGCTGCAAGAGGTGGCTCCTGAGGTGGCACTCTCTACAGCTTGCATCGGCAAGTATGAGCAGCTACCCAAGCCAGCTCCTGGGGGCTACTTCTGCAAGAATGATGTGTCGCAAGATCCGCTCGTATGGTTTCAGCGAGGCATCGTGGACTTTATCGTGCCGATGATTTATTACAAGGATGGGCACTTCAACTACTACATAGCAGACTGGGCTAAGCGCATCGCTCCTCACGGACCAGTCGTAGCTGGACTAGGCGTCTATCGGCTTTATGACAACTCGCGCTGGCAGCTACAAGACATCTACAATCAGCTCGACACGGTGGCTCATTATGGTCTCTCAGGGGTGAGCTACTACCGAGCTGAGCAGTTCTTGCAGATGTACGATCAGCTACCCGCAGAGCGTCAGGATCAGCTCCTCTTGCCGACACGTCGTCCCGCCTTCGGAGCAGAGCCTCGCATCCCCTTTGGTATGGCACAGATTGAGGAGATCGTAGATCAAGATGATCTGCTGACTATCTCGTGGGGCTATGACCTTCAGGAGCCGACGGGGCACACCTTCAATCTCTACTATCGCCTCTACGGGTCGCATCTCGACTGCCCACTGGTGCTACTAGGACAAAACCTCTCAGGTCGCTCGGCAACCATCTCGCGAGACTTCCTGCCAGAGGATGTCTTGATCGAGTTCTTTATAGAGCCGACTGTCTTCAGCGGACATACTGGTCAGCTCTCTGCTGGCGCACTCTACTACAACTCCGATGAGCTAAAGAAGTAG
- a CDS encoding IS3 family transposase codes for MTAVKDQYEHPIKQVCKALNKSPQAYYKYLKSDTPLRESELEFIVISYIVEARKSNPGIGGVSLWMQYCREWGARYPVGRDKFVSYIRKHKLYVRIPRRYKAPRTTDSNHDQPTYPNLVRDLIPDGPNQVWSSDITYIPLERGDNRVEFCFLSLILDNYTKEIVGYSLGDSLASEYPCEALKQALKRIPQKDASDLIHHSDRGTQYASRQYTKMLNKRGIQISMTESGDPKENSQSERVNSTIKNEFLKGKVFRNIDEANRAISKAIETYNTIRPHMSIDYMTPQEARECTGPLKKRWRSYREDAIQKARKDKESKELVTN; via the coding sequence GTGACAGCCGTGAAAGATCAATATGAACATCCAATCAAGCAGGTCTGCAAGGCACTGAACAAGAGTCCACAAGCCTATTACAAGTACCTCAAGTCCGACACGCCCTTGAGAGAATCTGAGCTTGAGTTTATAGTGATAAGCTATATTGTGGAAGCACGTAAAAGCAATCCAGGTATTGGAGGCGTATCGCTTTGGATGCAGTATTGCAGGGAGTGGGGAGCCCGCTATCCCGTTGGCAGAGATAAGTTTGTGAGCTACATACGCAAGCACAAGCTCTACGTCCGCATACCGAGGCGCTACAAAGCTCCCCGCACCACGGACTCCAACCACGACCAGCCCACCTACCCCAACCTCGTTCGGGACCTTATCCCCGATGGTCCAAATCAGGTGTGGAGCAGCGACATCACCTACATCCCCTTGGAGCGAGGGGACAACAGGGTTGAGTTCTGCTTCTTATCCCTGATTTTGGATAACTATACGAAGGAGATTGTGGGCTATAGTCTAGGGGACAGTCTCGCCTCAGAATATCCCTGCGAGGCACTAAAGCAAGCCCTCAAGCGGATCCCCCAAAAGGACGCTTCCGATCTCATCCACCACTCCGACAGAGGCACTCAATATGCCAGTCGGCAGTACACTAAGATGCTCAATAAAAGAGGAATACAAATCAGCATGACGGAGTCAGGAGACCCCAAAGAGAACTCCCAGTCAGAGCGGGTGAACAGCACCATTAAGAATGAATTCTTAAAGGGCAAAGTGTTCCGTAACATTGATGAGGCAAATCGCGCAATCAGCAAAGCTATAGAGACTTACAACACCATTCGCCCCCATATGAGCATCGACTATATGACCCCACAAGAAGCTAGGGAATGTACGGGTCCCCTGAAGAAACGATGGCGCAGCTATCGTGAAGACGCAATTCAGAAAGCTCGAAAAGACAAAGAGTCAAAGGAGCTAGTAACCAACTAA
- a CDS encoding helix-turn-helix domain-containing protein produces the protein MSTMKQTKDTKSKPTKGSTNRRTKGHATTAERLEALKRYYVNGYSIKILASQYQVTSCTIRNWIRIFEQENPEVAKAMNKKRIPPRCTPSEELSKDDYVALKARIMELEKALDQACLERDVFKTCLEVYSIDEQKKNGH, from the coding sequence ATGAGTACAATGAAACAGACAAAAGACACGAAGTCGAAGCCCACGAAGGGATCAACAAATCGCCGAACCAAGGGACATGCCACAACGGCCGAACGGCTTGAGGCACTCAAGCGCTACTACGTAAATGGCTATTCAATCAAGATTCTAGCGAGCCAGTATCAGGTAACATCATGTACGATTCGCAATTGGATTCGTATCTTTGAGCAAGAAAACCCTGAAGTGGCTAAAGCTATGAACAAAAAGAGAATACCCCCACGATGCACCCCCTCTGAGGAACTCAGCAAGGACGACTATGTCGCTCTGAAAGCACGTATCATGGAGCTCGAAAAAGCTCTTGACCAAGCCTGCTTAGAGCGAGATGTCTTCAAGACCTGCTTGGAGGTGTACAGCATCGATGAGCAAAAAAAAAATGGCCACTAG
- a CDS encoding OadG family transporter subunit: MQRVTLPTLQRLLLLSTIATLWASLPLSAQSVTAARINEVMIDNVDNYIDSYGKRSPWIEIYNSSAGSIDLAGCFLTDDPQNLKKYMIPKGDVLTAIKPRQSVVFFADEMPLRGTFHLNFTLAPNVSHYLALISNDGSTIIDEVEVPAAIPANNSYARIDDGVRTTVAAEAWHITQHTTPGSNNVVKDKNEKIDRLQEADPNGFVMTVTAMLVVFLGLLILFLAYKLVGIVAMRIEARQESLHNRPHQEPTVATSTTEDPLVAVAISLALTSELEMGGGEAPGRLTIRPRTLPYTPWSDKTQMMRPTVDCKRLKA, encoded by the coding sequence ATGCAACGAGTCACACTACCTACTTTACAGAGACTACTTCTGCTCTCTACCATAGCCACCCTATGGGCCTCCCTCCCGCTCTCAGCACAGAGTGTCACAGCGGCTCGGATCAATGAGGTGATGATAGATAATGTAGATAACTACATAGACAGCTACGGGAAGCGTAGCCCGTGGATCGAAATCTACAACTCCTCTGCGGGGTCGATAGACCTAGCGGGCTGCTTCCTGACTGATGATCCGCAAAATCTCAAGAAGTATATGATCCCTAAAGGGGATGTGCTGACAGCTATTAAGCCACGACAGAGCGTTGTCTTCTTTGCTGATGAAATGCCACTGCGAGGCACCTTTCATCTGAACTTTACCCTAGCACCTAATGTCTCTCACTATCTAGCCTTGATTAGCAACGATGGGAGCACCATCATCGATGAGGTAGAGGTGCCAGCAGCGATCCCCGCCAACAACTCTTACGCTCGTATCGATGACGGGGTGCGTACAACTGTAGCTGCCGAGGCATGGCATATCACACAGCACACGACGCCTGGATCAAACAATGTGGTCAAGGACAAAAACGAGAAGATAGACCGCCTACAAGAGGCTGATCCCAACGGCTTTGTGATGACTGTCACCGCTATGCTGGTAGTCTTCTTAGGCTTACTGATCCTCTTCTTGGCCTATAAGCTAGTCGGAATCGTAGCCATGCGTATCGAAGCGCGTCAAGAGAGTCTACACAATCGACCACATCAAGAGCCTACGGTAGCAACTAGCACGACCGAAGATCCGCTCGTGGCTGTCGCTATCTCACTGGCTCTGACGAGCGAGCTCGAGATGGGCGGTGGCGAGGCTCCTGGACGGCTGACAATACGTCCCCGCACGCTGCCTTACACCCCGTGGAGTGATAAGACACAGATGATGAGGCCTACGGTGGACTGTAAGCGACTGAAAGCGTAA
- a CDS encoding sodium ion-translocating decarboxylase subunit beta gives MNFWNFLVENIEIFSTYTGFANVTTGHVIMILVGALFIFLGIRFRFEPLLLIPIGFGMLIGNIPFKDAGLQIGIYEEGSVLNILYQGVRQGWYPPLIFLGIGAMTDFSALISNPKLMLVGAAAQFGIFGAYMIALQLGFEPNAAGAIGIIGGADGPTAIFLSSKLAPDLLGAIAVSAYSYMALVPIIQPPFMRLLTTNKERRIRMKAPRKVSRVERILFPIFGLLLTGFLVPSGLPLLGMLFFGNILKESGVCDRLARTAREPLIDIVTILLGVTVGASTQATHFLTLDSVKIFMLGALSFIIATCSGVLFVKLMNLFLKEGNKINPLIGNAGVSAVPDSARISQIEGVKYDRTNYLLMHAMGPNVAGVIGSAVAAGVLLGFLS, from the coding sequence ATGAACTTCTGGAACTTCCTTGTTGAAAATATAGAGATCTTCTCTACTTACACCGGCTTTGCCAATGTGACGACGGGTCACGTGATCATGATATTGGTCGGTGCTCTATTTATCTTCCTAGGCATACGCTTTAGGTTCGAGCCACTGCTCTTGATCCCCATTGGCTTTGGTATGCTGATCGGCAATATCCCCTTTAAGGATGCAGGCTTGCAGATCGGCATTTATGAGGAGGGCTCTGTCCTCAACATCCTCTACCAAGGGGTGAGACAGGGGTGGTACCCGCCACTGATCTTCCTCGGCATCGGGGCGATGACGGACTTCTCGGCGCTGATCTCTAATCCTAAACTGATGCTGGTCGGCGCAGCTGCGCAGTTTGGCATCTTTGGTGCCTATATGATCGCCTTGCAGCTGGGATTCGAGCCAAATGCTGCGGGTGCTATCGGTATCATCGGAGGTGCTGATGGCCCAACGGCTATCTTCCTCTCGTCGAAGCTAGCTCCCGATCTACTCGGCGCTATCGCAGTCTCGGCCTACTCCTACATGGCTCTGGTGCCGATCATACAGCCGCCCTTCATGCGTCTGCTGACTACTAATAAGGAGCGACGCATCAGAATGAAGGCGCCCCGCAAGGTGTCTCGTGTAGAGCGTATCCTCTTCCCTATCTTCGGACTTCTCTTGACGGGATTCCTCGTGCCCTCTGGTCTACCTCTACTGGGAATGCTTTTCTTCGGCAACATCCTCAAGGAGAGTGGCGTGTGCGACCGTCTAGCTCGTACAGCTCGTGAGCCGCTCATCGACATCGTCACGATCCTCCTCGGTGTGACGGTAGGAGCCTCGACGCAGGCCACGCACTTCCTTACGCTCGACTCGGTGAAGATCTTTATGCTCGGTGCGCTCTCCTTTATCATAGCCACCTGCTCGGGGGTACTCTTTGTCAAATTGATGAACCTCTTCCTCAAGGAGGGCAACAAGATCAATCCGCTGATCGGCAATGCGGGTGTATCGGCTGTTCCTGACTCGGCTCGTATCTCGCAGATCGAGGGCGTCAAGTACGACCGAACGAACTACCTGCTGATGCATGCGATGGGTCCTAACGTGGCAGGCGTCATCGGCTCAGCCGTAGCTGCGGGTGTCCTCCTCGGCTTCCTCTCCTAA
- the ftsH gene encoding ATP-dependent zinc metalloprotease FtsH, which translates to MNKHIKNPLGTPTPNPQGSDPRRGKRRFNPMWLYLSAILILGMLFFLPSEQPTNNKEVDWTEFQQLLRKEVATKVEVNRTKGVAVATLNPKKVSMVYSEQELQNLEQRSFPFSITKAQYQVKCTLPSVDRFDEFVQREEVTIDVKYKTDGMNFWLMLANWAPLILLLVFWIWIFRRMSAGPDGKNGGPGGVFNVGKSKAKLYDKNESHVTFDDVAGLHEAKQELQEIVEFLKNPDKYTKLGGKIPKGALLVGPPGTGKTLFAKAVAGEAHVPFFSISGSDFVEMFVGVGASRVRDLFKQAKEKSPCIIFIDEIDAVGRARSKNAGFSSNDERENTLNQLLTEMDGFDGNSGVIILAATNRVDILDKALLRAGRFDRQIYVDLPDLNDRKEIFLVHMKGLKLGPDVSVDQLARQTPGFSGADIANVCNEAALIAARHDKQAIEKQDFMDAVDRIIGGLEKKNKIITEDERRSIAIHEAGHATISWMTEYGNPLVKVTIVPRGKALGAAWYMPEERQITHTQVLLDELCSLLGGRAAEELFLNRISTGAANDLERVTKLAYAMITYYGMSDKLPNLNYADSQSDGYTFQKPYSEETAVIIDQEVSKLIATQYARAKEILTQYAEQHHQLAQLLLEREVIYTEDVETILGKRQWISRSDELDALNEAARAKRLASATPPPYIKKEEDQPTPTSSEEKEEEDQPTPAPSDEKKDEEPTDHE; encoded by the coding sequence ATGAATAAGCATATTAAAAACCCTCTGGGTACTCCCACACCTAACCCGCAGGGATCGGACCCACGACGTGGCAAGCGTCGCTTTAATCCGATGTGGCTCTACCTGTCGGCCATACTGATCTTGGGGATGCTCTTCTTCCTGCCGTCTGAGCAACCTACTAATAATAAGGAGGTAGACTGGACGGAGTTTCAGCAATTGCTCCGCAAGGAGGTCGCCACCAAGGTGGAGGTCAACCGCACCAAGGGTGTCGCTGTCGCTACGCTCAATCCTAAGAAGGTGAGCATGGTCTACAGCGAGCAGGAGCTACAGAATCTAGAGCAGCGGAGCTTCCCTTTTAGTATTACTAAAGCTCAGTATCAGGTCAAGTGTACCCTGCCGTCGGTAGATCGCTTTGACGAGTTTGTCCAAAGGGAGGAGGTCACCATAGATGTCAAGTATAAGACCGACGGCATGAACTTTTGGCTCATGCTAGCCAACTGGGCTCCGTTGATTCTGCTTCTTGTCTTCTGGATATGGATCTTCCGGCGTATGAGCGCTGGTCCTGATGGTAAGAATGGTGGCCCTGGCGGAGTCTTTAACGTGGGCAAGTCCAAGGCTAAGCTTTATGACAAGAATGAGTCGCACGTCACCTTTGACGATGTGGCAGGACTCCACGAAGCTAAGCAAGAGCTACAGGAGATTGTCGAGTTCCTCAAGAACCCAGACAAGTACACCAAGCTGGGCGGTAAAATTCCCAAGGGTGCACTCCTCGTGGGTCCTCCAGGCACTGGTAAGACGCTCTTTGCGAAGGCGGTCGCTGGCGAGGCACACGTGCCTTTCTTCTCGATCTCAGGATCAGACTTCGTGGAGATGTTCGTCGGTGTAGGAGCTTCACGCGTCCGTGACCTCTTCAAGCAAGCTAAGGAGAAGTCGCCCTGTATCATCTTCATCGACGAGATCGATGCTGTGGGGCGTGCACGAAGCAAGAACGCTGGCTTCAGCAGTAATGACGAGCGGGAGAACACGCTCAATCAGCTCCTCACCGAGATGGACGGCTTCGACGGCAATAGCGGCGTGATCATCCTCGCAGCGACTAACCGTGTGGACATCCTCGACAAGGCACTCCTACGTGCCGGTCGCTTCGACCGTCAGATCTACGTAGACCTACCCGACCTGAACGACCGCAAGGAGATCTTCCTCGTACACATGAAGGGGCTCAAACTAGGCCCAGACGTATCGGTGGATCAGCTGGCACGACAGACGCCAGGATTCTCGGGAGCAGACATAGCAAACGTCTGCAACGAGGCAGCACTCATAGCGGCCCGCCACGACAAGCAGGCGATCGAAAAGCAAGACTTCATGGATGCCGTGGATCGTATCATCGGAGGTCTGGAGAAGAAGAACAAGATCATCACCGAGGACGAGCGTCGCAGCATAGCCATCCACGAGGCGGGTCACGCCACCATCAGCTGGATGACGGAGTATGGCAACCCCCTAGTCAAGGTCACCATCGTGCCTCGTGGCAAGGCTCTTGGTGCCGCTTGGTATATGCCAGAGGAGCGACAGATCACCCACACGCAGGTACTCCTCGACGAGCTCTGCTCGCTGCTGGGCGGTCGTGCTGCTGAGGAGCTATTCCTCAATCGCATCTCAACAGGTGCCGCCAACGACCTAGAGCGTGTCACCAAGCTCGCTTACGCCATGATCACCTACTATGGTATGAGTGACAAGCTTCCCAACCTCAACTATGCTGACTCGCAGAGCGACGGCTATACCTTCCAAAAGCCGTACAGTGAGGAGACGGCAGTCATCATCGATCAGGAGGTTTCCAAGCTCATTGCCACACAGTATGCCCGTGCCAAGGAGATCCTGACACAGTATGCCGAGCAGCATCACCAGCTAGCGCAACTACTCCTAGAGCGTGAGGTAATCTACACGGAAGATGTGGAGACGATCCTCGGCAAGCGTCAGTGGATCTCTCGCTCGGATGAGCTGGATGCGCTCAACGAGGCTGCGCGCGCCAAGCGACTCGCTAGTGCCACTCCCCCGCCCTATATTAAAAAGGAGGAGGATCAGCCTACGCCCACATCCTCAGAAGAGAAAGAGGAGGAGGATCAGCCTACCCCCGCTCCCTCAGATGAAAAAAAGGATGAGGAGCCTACAGATCACGAATAG
- a CDS encoding phosphatidate cytidylyltransferase: MSTFTTRLISGTVYVALIVLVLLLSMVWGLWLLLSVFAVAGIIEFNRLTGVNRPYIFRIVLDCAAAVWLLYATAQYGMAISHGIGIFLPYLLYLLYVVCRSTFLPHQAMLPSLGNSVIGQLYIAVPLALTIRLTLVVDPFTSMTQYNGLLLLAIFIFIWVNDTGAYLVGSRWGKRRLAPNISPKKSVEGSIGGLLLVLLSAVVLRLLLFPELSWLSILLIAAVVAIFGTIGDLFESSLKRQAGVKDSGKLIPGHGGILDRIDSLLLAVPAVYLLLAFLDLY; the protein is encoded by the coding sequence ATGTCGACCTTTACCACTCGCCTTATCTCGGGCACTGTCTACGTAGCACTCATCGTGCTAGTCCTATTACTCTCCATGGTGTGGGGATTGTGGCTCTTGCTCTCCGTCTTTGCCGTGGCAGGGATCATCGAGTTCAACAGACTCACCGGCGTCAACCGCCCCTACATCTTCCGCATCGTACTCGACTGCGCAGCCGCCGTCTGGCTCCTCTATGCCACGGCGCAGTATGGCATGGCAATCAGTCACGGCATAGGCATCTTCCTCCCTTACCTGCTCTACCTGCTCTATGTGGTCTGTCGCTCCACATTTCTTCCACATCAGGCTATGCTCCCGAGCCTCGGCAACAGTGTCATAGGCCAGCTCTACATAGCCGTCCCCCTTGCGCTGACCATCAGACTAACGCTTGTGGTCGACCCTTTCACCTCCATGACGCAGTACAACGGGCTGCTCCTCCTCGCCATCTTCATCTTTATATGGGTCAATGACACGGGCGCATACCTCGTCGGCTCACGTTGGGGCAAAAGGAGACTGGCTCCCAACATCTCACCAAAGAAAAGCGTCGAAGGCTCCATCGGAGGTCTCCTCCTCGTCCTCCTCTCAGCAGTCGTCTTGCGTCTGCTTTTATTCCCAGAGCTAAGCTGGCTGAGCATCTTGCTCATCGCTGCAGTGGTCGCCATCTTTGGTACCATTGGCGACCTCTTCGAGAGCAGTCTCAAGCGTCAGGCTGGCGTCAAGGATTCGGGCAAGCTCATCCCAGGTCACGGAGGCATACTCGACCGCATAGACAGCCTGCTCCTAGCGGTGCCAGCCGTCTACCTGCTCCTAGCCTTCCTCGATCTATACTAA